A region from the Paraburkholderia youngii genome encodes:
- a CDS encoding 5-carboxymethyl-2-hydroxymuconate Delta-isomerase gives MPHLTLEYSANLADAQQLGELCKDLAQCLDAQRDNGERVYPLGGVRVRALRCEQYCIADGRPDAAFLHANLKIGAGRSEAVKKATGDALFALIKQCFATEFERQGLALSLEINEFSEAGTWKHNNLHARLKG, from the coding sequence ATGCCTCACTTGACACTCGAATACAGCGCCAACCTCGCGGATGCTCAACAGCTCGGCGAACTCTGCAAAGACCTCGCGCAGTGCCTCGACGCGCAGCGCGACAACGGCGAGCGCGTCTATCCTCTCGGCGGCGTTCGCGTGCGCGCGCTGCGCTGCGAACAGTACTGCATCGCCGATGGGCGTCCCGACGCCGCGTTCCTGCACGCAAACCTGAAGATCGGCGCGGGTCGGTCGGAGGCCGTCAAGAAGGCGACCGGCGACGCGCTGTTCGCGCTGATCAAGCAGTGCTTCGCCACTGAGTTCGAACGGCAGGGGCTCGCGTTGTCGCTCGAAATCAACGAGTTCAGCGAAGCGGGCACCTGGAAACACAACAATCTGCATGCGCGGCTCAAGGGCTGA
- the hpaD gene encoding 3,4-dihydroxyphenylacetate 2,3-dioxygenase, with amino-acid sequence MGKLALAAKVTHVPSLYLSELDGPHKGCRQAAIDGHHEIGRRCRELGVDTIVVFDVHWLVNSEYHINCAPKFQGVYTSNELPHFIRNMPYAYPGNVGLGELIAEVANEMGVKSRAHSETTLELEYGTLVPMRYMNGDQHFKTVSVAGWCMWHDLATSARFGLAVRKAIEERYDGTVAILASGSLSHHFANNGTADQFLHKVWSPFLEQMDRSVVRMWEAGDWKTFCDMLPLYNEKCWGEGGMHDTAMLLGALGWDRYDGKVEVITPYFGSSGTGQINAIFPVKPLPV; translated from the coding sequence ATGGGCAAACTCGCGCTGGCAGCAAAAGTCACACACGTGCCGTCGTTGTACTTATCCGAGCTCGACGGTCCGCACAAGGGTTGCCGTCAGGCCGCGATCGACGGACACCACGAAATCGGCCGACGCTGTCGCGAACTCGGCGTCGATACGATCGTCGTGTTCGACGTGCACTGGCTCGTGAATAGCGAATACCACATCAATTGCGCGCCGAAATTCCAAGGCGTGTATACGAGCAACGAACTGCCGCATTTCATCAGGAACATGCCATACGCGTACCCGGGCAATGTCGGGCTCGGTGAGCTGATCGCGGAAGTCGCCAACGAAATGGGCGTGAAAAGCCGCGCGCACAGCGAGACCACGCTCGAACTCGAATACGGCACGCTGGTGCCGATGCGCTATATGAACGGCGATCAGCACTTCAAGACGGTGTCGGTGGCGGGCTGGTGCATGTGGCACGACCTCGCAACCAGCGCCCGCTTCGGCCTCGCGGTGCGCAAGGCCATCGAAGAACGCTACGACGGTACCGTGGCCATTCTCGCGAGCGGCTCGCTGTCGCATCACTTCGCGAACAACGGCACCGCCGATCAGTTCTTGCACAAAGTCTGGAGCCCGTTCCTCGAACAGATGGATCGCAGCGTGGTGCGCATGTGGGAAGCCGGCGACTGGAAGACCTTCTGCGACATGCTGCCGCTCTACAACGAGAAATGCTGGGGCGAAGGTGGCATGCACGATACCGCGATGCTGCTCGGTGCGCTCGGCTGGGATCGTTACGACGGCAAGGTCGAAGTCATCACGCCTTATTTCGGCAGTTCGGGCACCGGTCAGATCAACGCGATTTTCCCGGTCAAACCGCTACCCGTCTGA
- the hpaE gene encoding 5-carboxymethyl-2-hydroxymuconate semialdehyde dehydrogenase has protein sequence MPIDHLINGEMCTSSDYFETVNPATQEVLAEVARGGAKEVDAAVQAARGAFPAWAAKPAADRAKLIRRLGELITKHVPEISETETKDTGQTISQTRKQLVPRAADNFSYFAEMCTRVDGHTYPTDSHLNYTLFHPVGVCALISPWNVPFMTATWKVAPCLAFGNTAVLKMSELSPLTASMLGKLALEAGIPAGVLNVVHGYGKEAGEPLVAHRDVHAVSFTGSTATGNRIVQAAGLKKFSMELGGKSPFVIFDDADFERALDAAVFMIFSNNGERCTAGSRILVQRSIYARFAERFIERAKRLTVGDPLADSTIVGPMISQGHLAKVRSYIELGPKEGATLACGGLDTPELPDALRHGNFVTPTVFVGVDNRMRIAQEEIFGPVACLIPFDDEAEAIRLANDISYGLSSYIWTENTGRALRVAAAVEAGMCFVNSQNVRDLRQPFGGTKASGVGREGGTWSYEVFLEPKNVCVSLGSHHIPRWGV, from the coding sequence ATGCCGATCGACCATCTGATCAACGGCGAGATGTGCACCTCGAGTGACTACTTCGAAACCGTCAATCCAGCCACGCAGGAAGTGCTCGCCGAAGTCGCGCGCGGCGGTGCGAAAGAAGTCGATGCGGCCGTGCAAGCGGCCAGAGGCGCGTTCCCCGCCTGGGCCGCGAAACCCGCTGCGGATCGCGCGAAGCTGATCCGCAGACTCGGCGAGCTGATCACGAAGCACGTACCGGAAATCTCGGAGACCGAAACGAAAGACACCGGTCAGACGATCTCGCAGACGCGCAAGCAACTGGTGCCGCGCGCGGCCGACAACTTCAGCTATTTCGCCGAGATGTGCACGCGCGTCGACGGCCACACGTACCCGACCGACTCGCATCTGAACTACACGCTGTTTCATCCGGTCGGGGTGTGCGCGCTGATCTCGCCGTGGAACGTGCCGTTCATGACGGCAACCTGGAAGGTCGCGCCCTGCCTCGCGTTCGGCAACACCGCCGTGCTGAAGATGAGCGAACTGTCGCCGCTGACCGCGTCGATGCTCGGCAAGCTCGCGCTCGAAGCGGGCATTCCGGCGGGCGTGCTGAACGTCGTGCACGGCTACGGCAAGGAAGCGGGCGAACCGCTCGTCGCGCATCGCGACGTGCACGCGGTATCGTTCACCGGATCGACCGCGACCGGCAATCGCATCGTGCAAGCCGCGGGCCTGAAGAAGTTCTCGATGGAGCTTGGCGGCAAGTCGCCGTTCGTGATCTTCGACGATGCCGACTTCGAACGCGCGCTCGATGCCGCGGTGTTCATGATCTTCTCGAACAATGGCGAGCGCTGCACCGCGGGCTCGCGCATTCTCGTGCAGCGCTCCATTTACGCGCGCTTCGCCGAGCGCTTCATCGAGCGCGCGAAGCGTCTGACGGTCGGCGATCCGCTCGCGGACAGCACGATCGTCGGCCCGATGATCAGCCAGGGGCATCTCGCGAAGGTACGCAGCTATATCGAACTCGGCCCGAAGGAAGGCGCGACGCTCGCGTGCGGCGGCCTCGATACGCCCGAGTTGCCCGACGCCTTGCGTCACGGCAACTTCGTCACGCCGACCGTGTTCGTCGGCGTCGACAACCGCATGCGCATCGCGCAGGAAGAGATCTTCGGACCGGTCGCATGCCTGATTCCGTTCGACGATGAAGCCGAGGCGATCCGTCTCGCCAACGATATTTCGTATGGTCTGTCGAGCTATATCTGGACCGAGAACACGGGCCGCGCGTTGCGCGTGGCGGCCGCCGTCGAAGCCGGCATGTGCTTCGTGAACAGCCAGAACGTGCGCGATCTGCGTCAGCCGTTCGGCGGCACGAAAGCGTCGGGCGTGGGCCGCGAAGGCGGCACGTGGAGCTATGAAGTATTCCTCGAACCGAAGAACGTCTGTGTGTCGCTCGGCTCGCATCATATTCCGCGCTGGGGCGTCTAA